The Pseudonocardia broussonetiae DNA segment TCCGGTCCGGGACGGCCTGTACCTCGTCGAGCTGGGGACCGTCGCGCACATCCTGGCCTGTCCGCCGGTTGCCGACCGGGCGTATCCCACGGCTCCGGAATGACCGGTGCGAGCATGGACGTCGTCGCGTACATGATCAGCTGCTCGGAACGCGCCGACGTGCGAGCCGGGACGCTCGCCCGACTCGCCGCGACGGACTGGGCCGCCGACGCCGTCGTCGTGCTGGACGGGTCTGCGCTTCCGCGCCCGCAGGACCGCCAGGTCGAGACCGCCGAGCGCCTGCTCCGACGGGCGCTGTCCGACGGTGCACCCTACGTGCTGTTCCTCGAGGACGACCTCGAGTTCAACCGCTACCTGCGGCACAACCTCGAGTCGTGGTGGCCGCTGCGCACGGCGAGTCCGGATACCCACTTCATGGCGTCGCTCTACAACCCGGACATCGGCGCGGTCGAGGAGCACCTCGAGCTGTCCTACGCCGTCGCCGATCCGGACCTCGTCTACGGCAGCCAGGCGTTCCTGCTCTCCCGGGCCACCGTCGCCCGCGTGATCGACGGGTGGTACGACGTCATCGGCGGCCAGGACATCAAGATCTCCCGCCTCGCCGCGACCGCGGGACCGATCCACTACCACCGACCTTCGCTCGTCCAGCACGTCCCCGTGCCCAGTACCTGGGGTGGGGTGGGGCATACCGCCATCGACTACTCGCCGACCTGGCTGGCGTCCTGATCGCCGGTGCCGCGCCGCCCCCGCTGGTTGGCCGATTGACCCTCCTCGCCGACCGGTCGACAATGGTGACGTAGGACACACACTCCAGCCGGGGGTCGAGAGGGGGGATCGTGGCGCACCGAGTTCATGATGACTCCACGTGAGCGATGAGCGGCCGCTCGTCACCTGCCTGCTCCCCGGCCACGGTGACCGACGTCTCGTCGCTCAGGCCATCTACTACTTCCTGCGGCAGGACCACCCGACCAGCGAGCTGATCGTGCTTGTCACGCCCGGATCCGCGGATGGTGTCGAGCCGCGCGGCGGGAACGTCCGGGTGGTGGTCGTCGACCCCGCTGAGCTGGACGACGCCGGGACGGTGTGGGCCCGCGGGCGTGCGGAAGCCCGCGGTGAGCTGCTGGCGTGGTGGAGTCCGACCGACTGGATCGGACCCGACCGGATCTCCGCCCAGGTCCGCGACCTCGGGGACGCCGGCGCCGTCGCGGCTCGATCGGTGCTCACCTACCGGCTCCGCCACGGCGACGCCGTGCAGGGAGAGGGGACGGTGCCCGCCTCGGCGATGGTGCGCCGCGATGCGTCGCTCGAGCATCTGGTCGTGGTCGAGGATCCGGGCTGGTACCTGTGCATGGAGACGCGGCGCAGCCCGGCCGGGCGGTCCGCACGCCCGCTCCACAACGCCGTGGAGCGCATCGGTGACGACGGCCCGTTCTACGCGGCGCTGCGTGCCGGCTCCGGCCCCGGCACCGCCCGTCCGCAGGCGCGTCGTCGCCGGGCAGGGCTGACCCTCGCCGTGCCGCTGATGGTGTTCGACGGGCTCGGGAGCATGGGGGAGTACCTCGCGCTCGCGCTCGCCGAGGCGGGCATCGCGGTCAACCTCGTGCCGTGGCGGCTGCACCGCGAGGGGCTGCGTCCCGACTTGCTCGCCCTGCTGGAACGCTCCCGGCCCGACCCGGCCGACCCCGTGCTCGTGCTGAGCTGGATCGGCCACGCGCTCGAGGGCTGGGGTCGCGCGCCCGTCACGTTCGTCAACGCGATGTGGGAGAGCACGGTGGTGCCCGCGGCGTTCGTCGAGCGACTCAACACCGCGACCGCCGTGATCTGCCCGTCGGGCTGGGTGGCCGACACGTTCCGCGACAGCGGCGTCCGCGTCCCGATCGCCGTCGTGCCCCAGGGGGTGGACCCGCAGCGCTACCCCTTCTCCGGGCCGCGCCGCGGGCGCGGGTTGACGACCCTGATCGTGGCGGCGTGGGCAGCGCGCAAGAACCTCCGCGAGTCGGTCGACGCGTGGCAGCTCGCGTTCGACGGTGACCCGGACGCCCGCTTGATGATCAAAACTCGGTTCGGCGGCGGCAACCGGGCCCAGCTGCCCGACGACGAGCGGATCACCGTGGTCGACGACAACGAGGCGTCGCCCGGTATCGCGCACCGCTACCGGCAGGCCGACGTGCTGCTGGCGCTCGGCGGTGAGGGGTTCGGCCTGCCGCTGCTGGAGGGGATGGCGTGCGGGCTGCCGGTCGTCGCGCTCGACGCTCAGGGCCAGGCCGACACGTGCACGCTCGCGGGTGACGCCGTGCTGCGGGTGCCCGCGGCCGACTGGGTGCCCTACGACGACGGGCAGTACCGCAGCGGGCTTCGCGCCGTGCCGGACGTGCCCTCCGTGGCGGCGGCGCTGCGCTGGGTCGCCGACCATCGCGACGAGGCCGCCGCGATGGGACAGCGTGCGTCGGAGTGGGTGCGTCGCGAGCGCGACGTCTGGTCGATGGGCCCCGCGATGGTGCGCGTGCTCGCCGAGCACCTGGGTGGCACCGACGGCCTGAGCCTCGCCGAGGCGATCGTCCATCCCGAGTCCGACGGGCGGGCCCGTGCCTACGCGCTGGCGCTGCGGCGGGCGGTGCCGCGTGCGGCGATCCGCTCCGGGCTCGGCGACGCCAGCGGTTTCCGGCTCGTCGACGTCCAGTACGACGCCGACGGCTTCGACGACGCCGCGCTCGACCGGTTCGTCCGCGGCGCCCGGCTGCGCGGAACAGCCGTGCTGGTCACCGCCCACCGGCTCCCGCCGCAGCCGACGGCCTGGGAGTGTGCGGTCGACCTGCTGGCCGGCGCCGACGACGAGGTGGTGGCCGCGTTGCGCCACCGCTGGCCCGCCCGGCGGGTCGAGCGGCTGACGGGGGAGCCCGCCACCGCGCACACCGAACTGTGGGACTCGATCGCGACGGCCTGAGCTAGCGAGGAGAACGATGCCGGGTAACTACCGCGCCCCTGGCGTGTACGTGGAAGAGCTGCCCAGCGGCGTTCGTCCGGTCGTCGGGGTGAGCACGTCGACCGCTGCGTTCGTCGACGTCTTCGCGCGCGGTGACGCGAACCGCGCGATCCGG contains these protein-coding regions:
- a CDS encoding glycosyltransferase family 4 protein is translated as MSDERPLVTCLLPGHGDRRLVAQAIYYFLRQDHPTSELIVLVTPGSADGVEPRGGNVRVVVVDPAELDDAGTVWARGRAEARGELLAWWSPTDWIGPDRISAQVRDLGDAGAVAARSVLTYRLRHGDAVQGEGTVPASAMVRRDASLEHLVVVEDPGWYLCMETRRSPAGRSARPLHNAVERIGDDGPFYAALRAGSGPGTARPQARRRRAGLTLAVPLMVFDGLGSMGEYLALALAEAGIAVNLVPWRLHREGLRPDLLALLERSRPDPADPVLVLSWIGHALEGWGRAPVTFVNAMWESTVVPAAFVERLNTATAVICPSGWVADTFRDSGVRVPIAVVPQGVDPQRYPFSGPRRGRGLTTLIVAAWAARKNLRESVDAWQLAFDGDPDARLMIKTRFGGGNRAQLPDDERITVVDDNEASPGIAHRYRQADVLLALGGEGFGLPLLEGMACGLPVVALDAQGQADTCTLAGDAVLRVPAADWVPYDDGQYRSGLRAVPDVPSVAAALRWVADHRDEAAAMGQRASEWVRRERDVWSMGPAMVRVLAEHLGGTDGLSLAEAIVHPESDGRARAYALALRRAVPRAAIRSGLGDASGFRLVDVQYDADGFDDAALDRFVRGARLRGTAVLVTAHRLPPQPTAWECAVDLLAGADDEVVAALRHRWPARRVERLTGEPATAHTELWDSIATA